CCAAGAACAAGATAGTCCCTTTTTCACacacatacaaaagaaaaagaaaaaaaatcaagaatctttATAGATAAATATCAATCACACAAGAAAATGGTGTATGaatgacatatatatgtatggtgTTTTTATGCTGATATGTTTACCCATGAGGAAAGCTTCGAGGAGGCGATTTGCAAACATGACTTGATCGGTCGAGTTTGCTACACCACCAGATTCGGAGACCCTTGTGTTGATTTGAATCGTGCTGTACATAACCGAGCCAAACAACACAAGCATAGTGGCTGCGACCGTTTTCGCAACCAGTGGTCCTCGACCTTGCTTTGATATGTCTAGCAATTTCACTACCACTCTTCTCGCTGGTGTCCCGAACCCGAGTGTTAAAATCAGGACGGCTTCGATTGATACGATCGTGAATAGAAGCTGAAACATCTCGACGAACATGTTTTGTTAGTACATGGAGTAGTTTAAAACGgatcaaatacaaaattaatgttataaaaaaaacgtGTTGATGTGTAGGAAGAATAACAAGTTGCTTGACGCAAATGGTAACTGATTATGTAGACCTAAGTATTTGGAATGGAATACTCATATGCTTTGTGTGCTCTCAGCCTCTCAGGATTCAAGGAACGAatgatatctttcttttttttttttctttttttttttttttttttNcacatacaaaagaaaaagaaaaaaaatcaagaatctttATAGATAAATATCAATCACACAAGAAAATGGTGTATGaatgacatatatatgtatggtgTTTTTATGCTGATATGTTTACCCATGAGGAAAGCTTCGAGGAGGCGATTTGCAAACATGACTTGATCGGTCGAGTTTGCTACACCACCAGATTCGGAGACCCTTGTGTTGATTTGAATCGTGCTGTACATAACCGAGCCAAACAACACAAGCATAGTGGCTGCGACCGTTTTCGCAACCAGTGGTCCTCGACCTTGCTTTGATATGTCTAGCAATTTCACTACCACTCTTCTCGCTGGTGTCCCGAACCCGAGTGTTAAAATCAGGACGGCTTCGATTGATACGATCGTGAATAGAAGCTGAAACATCTCGACGAACATGTTTTGTTAGTACATGGANNNNNNNNNNNNNNNNNNNNNNNNNNNNNNNNNNNNNNNNNNNNNNNNNNNNNNNNNNNNNNNNNNNNNNNNNNNNNNNNNNNNNNNNNNNNNNNNNNNNNNNNNNNNNNNNNNNNNNNNNNNNNNNNNNNNNNNNNNNNNNNNNNNNNNNNNNNNNNNNNNNNNNNNNNNNNNNNNNNNNNNNNNNNNNNNNNNNNNNNNNNNNNNNNNNNNNNNNNNNNNNNNNNNNNNNNNNNNNNNNNNNNNNNNNNNNNNNNNNNNNNNNNNNNNNNNNNNNNNNNNNNNNNNNNNNNNNNNNNNNNNNNNNNNNNNNNNNNNNNNNNNNNNNNNNNNNNNNNNNNNNNNNNNNNNNNNNNNNNNNNNNNNNNNNNNNNNNNNNNNNNNNNNNNNNNNNNNNNNNNNNNNNNNNNNNNNNNNNNNNNNNNNNNNNNNNNNNNNNNNNNNNNNNNNNNNNNNNNNNNNNNNNNNNNNNNNNNNNNNNNNNNNNNNNNNNNNNNNNNNNNNNNNNNNNNNNNNNNNNNNNNNNNNNNNNNNNNNNNNNNNNNNNNNNNNNNNNNNNNNNNNNNNNNNNNNNNNNNNNNNNNNNNNNNNNNNNNNNNNNNNNNNNNNNNNNNNNNNNNNNNNNNNNNNNNNNNNNNNNNNNNNNNNNNNNNNNNNNNNNNNNNNNNNNNNNNNNNNNNNNNNNNNNNNNNNNNNNNNNNNNNNNNNNNNNNNNNNNNNNNNNNNNNNNNNNNNNNNNNNNNNNNNNNNNNNNNNNNNNNNNNNNNNNNNNNNNNNNNNNNNNNNNNNNNNNNNNNNNNNNNNNNNNNNNNNNNNNNNNNNNNNNNNNNNNNNNNNNNNNNNNNNNNNNNNNNNNNNNNNNNNNNNNNNNNNNNNNNNNNNNNNNNNNNNNNNNNNNNNNNNNNNNNNNNNNNNNNNNNNNNNNNNNNNNNNNNNNNNNNNNNNNNNNNNNNNNNNNNNNNNNNNNNNNNNNNNNNNNNNNNNNNNNNNNNNNNNNNNNNNNNNNNNNNNNNNNNNNNNNNNNNNNNNNNNNNNNNNNNNNNNNNNNNNNNNNNNNNNNNNNNNNNNNNNNNNNNNNNNNNNNNNNNNNNNNNNNNNNNNNNNNNNNNNNNNNNNNNNNNNNNNNNNNNNNNNNNNNNNNNNNNNNNNNNNNNNNNNNNNNNNNNNNNNNNNNNNNNNNNNNNNNNNNNNNNNNNNNNNNNNNNNNNNNNNNNNNNNNNNNNNNNNNNNNNNNNNNNNNNNNNNNNNNNNNNNNNNNNNNNNNNNNNNNNNNNNNNNNNNNNNNtttttttttttttttgtagttttatcAGTATTACGAGAGTTCGTCTTACTAAAGTAAAAAtaacaacataaacaaaatatgtaaaactcTACATTTCCTGAATATAGTATGTGTGaaactaactaacaaaaaaaaaaacatatgtgaaAATTATTTAAGAAGTTATTGGTTTGTGAACGTATGTCCAAATTAAAAATACGAAGActcaaatacaaaaataaactttataaagATTCTACAAAGACTTGAATTGTGCATACGGTAGATTttcaaaccaattaaaatacaaaacttataaACCTGgtgtactttttgttttttctccatACGACAAACTAATAACGACATAAAAGAATTTGTTAAGCGGATGACTAAATTAACTGTGTGGAATGTTTCTGGCATCTCATGAGCCGCTCTCATTCAACGATCATATCGAATGTGACTTGatcaaaaatattacaaaattttattaatgccAATGATTTGTGTATAATCTTatattaatttctatatataagaaCATTCAAACAACGGCTGCATATAGATTCCGTCGATTTGACATGAACATTTTATCTGTCAAGCTATGATGTTGATCCAGTCATCTTTATATGCTGTTTAGCAGGGGATCTTAAGGTATTTTGATGTGCATGAACATCTCATTTAATTTaaccaatcatatatatacacattatgaaaataattaaattgtgaACCCATCAAATACAAAATTACTGTAactaaaagaaaacagaacCTCTATTGGTTGTGAACTTGTGactataaaattattagtattCTGTTGTTATAAAATTGTCAtaaatttctaaacaaaaaataacgtAATTGAGTAAACAGAACCTCTATTGGTTATGAACCTCTATTTATGAGTACTAATTAATCAGACACTATGGATATGTCGTATCGATAAGATCAGTCCACCTAAAAATCTTATGATCTATAGAACTTTGTTAGAAGATatctaatatattatgtaaGAGCCTAAGAGGAGCGTGTTAGTGTTACGTGtatcatttttatcaattatATACATCAAATTGCTAAATGTTAACTGAAAATAATAAAGATTCTATTTTATATACGAAAACGTAATGTGTGTATATGGTGTCCATGTTTAGTATGATTTCCAAATGAAAAATGAACTTTTGCCATTAACTTAATAGTCGTGTCTCCCAAATTGTATTTCTTTGGCACATTGCATATCGCTTTCCCACTAATCCTACGCAAATGTTTGTAAAATCCGAATTCTAACCAAATCCTTTACTATATATAGTCTGTAATGGACGAAATAACAATCcattatatgttaaaacaacTAAACAATAGAACACGTTATTCATGTTGGttcattttatttactttataatTCTTCAGTGTGGGATCCGAGGTTAAAATTTACACTTATTTTCATTGAGTTTTGAACTTTTGCAATGGCCAAATAATGAAATTGCATTCAGAAAAAGTCGACCATTGGTCAATACTCAAccgtaaaattaaaaataactagATGTTGACAGCAAAAAGTTAACCACTAGCTTTAACTTcgcttgatttattttttacatacgTAACACCTTACATTATTTCTGTAATTATTACGGTTACCATATTATGTGAAttagggctgggcattcgggttacccgtttgggttcgggtattacccgttcgggttcgagTTAATGGGTAAtggaaaatagaacccattcgGGTACTTTACTatgtttgggttcggttcggttcgggtaataccgggttcggatcggtttgggttacaatttTCAGAACCCAATTAGTACCTGAACTACCGGgcacccaaaaaaatataattaaatttaaataaatttagttaaaatttgacttatgtgacaatatattttagatattttgattatttttgatatttaggtataaaactaaatgaaatattcaaaattataatcataactttagggtaattgcattatattaatgataaatattataaatatatttatatgtttgggtttattgggtacccaaacgggtaccgggtattacccgaccctaacccgaaaCCACGGGTATTAGAATATAGAatccaatagggttttataggcaaacccaaacccggtttttcgggtcggttccgggttgggtattcgggtacggtttttatgcccagggAATTGTCAAGAAAAGCCATACGGCATACATTATAAGAAGCGAGGGAACAAGTTAAATATAGATGTACTATAAAGGTTtagaaaaaatagtttaatgATGATAGTCAAGTTTGACTAAAGTGACTATTAGCGGTAAATATAATTCGAacgataaatatatatatattttttaaaagctttgagcaaataaaaaaaatactaatagcagataaataaacaaaataaacagaattaGTCTTCTATATTGTTTTCCCtgttgtatatatacacattaatctTGTAACATAGATTAAAATATTTGCAAACGCATTCTAAACCTGACAAATTGGCTATAGAAAATACCATATATAAGAATGgttctaagaaagaaaaaaaaaactatttttattgagACTTGCACGTCATGCTATGtggtttttcaatttttatttcccCATATAATGGACTAAGCCCAAGGATACTCAGTCTCTCTCTCACCTTAATCTTTCTTTCCTCCATTAATCTCTTTGTtgctctctctcacacacactaATCACAGCCATGAGAGACGAACCACTTCTTCAGAAAGTTAGGATTCAAGAAGACATTGAATCATCAGATAAAGGGGTTCGTGTAAACGACGGTGATGGTCCCGTCACTTTAATTCTACTCTTCACAACCTTCACTGCTCTTTGCGGCACCTTCTCCTATGGCACTGCCGTAAGTTTCTTCAtactcacttcttcttcttcttttttgtgctttttctgtatttttctGTTAAACTGAACACATAAGCCCATTAAAGTTATCATAAGTTTGAAACGAAAAAATAAGTTATAACTTAATTGTTATAAATGTTCGAAATAAATTTATGATGGCTATCGCTCAGTGTTTCGTTGGTTCCCTTTTGATTTCTTGTAATAATGTTTGAAAGAGGaacgtttttgtttctcttaaaaTGTCTAAatcttatatatgtaaaaatcaaatcaaatcagagAGAAGGATGTATCAATAAGTTATAAGGAGTATGCTGTCGCGAAAAGCAACattgtttttatgattaatGACCAAATGCGTATTTtaggtttatttattttattaacatgGCAGGCCGGCTTTACATCACCAGCTCAAACCGGGATTATGGCAGGACTGAACCTTTCTTTGGCTGAGGTCAGTGCTGAGTTGTTGATCTTATTCCCTGTGTGCTGATACAAAAtcttatttaattagttaatcGTCCTCttaccaaaatataaatttacaatagATGGATTGTCACAAATATAAATAGTACGTATATAAGATATAAGTTAAAGTGTTGACTACGGGGTAgtgtggtaaagaaaatatacaaatagtGGGggtttttgaaaactaattttacattttagatAAATGATCATCCGCCAAGTGAACGTGTAAATTGCCCTAGCCagtataaattacttattattttttgtatttaatcaGGGGTCCAGGCCGTTTGTTTCATTTGGGTATACCTTCATAGCCTGCCTTGATCCGTTATTCtcgtatatatattagtatttagATTTTctatagttaattttttttgttggtaaattACGTAAGCGTATAGATGCAATCTATCAAGAAACTGTTTAGATTGTActctttaattttgttggtcTTTTATGTTCTCTTCCTATGATTTGTATCTTATCTATCTCTTGTTTAACCATCTTTTGATGGTGTTTTTTGGCATTTGTTacctttattttctttgctttggaTGTATTTCTTCTCCTACTAGAGGTTGAGActctttaattttataaaattgaaaagtttgaccaaaaaaaaaaaaagagtatatatatgctAGTAGTGTCATTGTAATAAAGTTTGCTAGGAGTAATCATTTTCATATAGATATTAACTATAACCATTTTAACATAAATGTAATTAAGTTGTTCCGTACATGGATGTAGTTCTCATTCTTTGGATCTGTCTTAACAATTGGTGGACTTGTGGGAGCAGCGATGTCGGGAAAACTTGCTGATATACTTGGTCGAAGAGGCGTAAGTTCTTTTATATTTAtccttttaataattaatttatcatcgttactaaaattacaattaattcCATTACGTATATAgtttatttagaaatattaactccaaaaagaaaaagaaaaaacagcgTTTTGATGAATGATAATGCGCAGGCTTTGTGGGTTTCAAACTCGTTTTGCATGGCCGGCTGGCTTATGATCACCTTCTCTCAGGTTTCTTATAACTTCTAAccatcattttaatttttcaaaattttaaatagccTTTGTTTGCCACGTATGACATTAGTTTAGTCGTTTGAATGTTTCATGTTCCACGACTATTGTTTATTGTAGCTACAAAGATCTTTCAAATCAAAAGTTCAGACGAATTAATTATTTGCTGTTTCTAATAAATGGTTTATATTATTGAAGGCGACTTGGTCCCTTGATATCGGAAGACTTTTTCTCGGGGTCGCAGCTGGCCTAGCTTCTTATGTGGTACGTAATTTAATACTTCGCCTGATAACTACTAggatttaattagttttcaCTACAAGCAACCAATAAATTAATTGTTTAACTCCAAATCTAATCTTAGGTACCAGTCTACATTGTAGAAATCGCGCCCAAAAAAGTTCGAGGCGCGTTCTCTGCGATCAACTCGGTAATACattgcaaaaataaaaagaaattgttttttactagtttaattttttttaatagttttctttttatatataacagcTTGTGATGTGTGGTAGCGTTGCCGTCACATTCCTCGTTGGATCAGTCATTTCATGGCAAAAATTAGCTCTCATAAGTAAATCTTCGACTCTCTTTATTGAAAGGAACATATAAATAGATTTTAAAGTTGTATTCTTATGATACTTAActagtataatttaaaatttacaatcaaGTTCATAAAATAATCGCTTTGTGTCGTTTGGAGTTGTGCAGGCACGGTTCCTTGTGTTTTGGAATTCGTCGGTTTATTCTTCATACCGGAGTCTCCTAGGTGGCTGgtaattatttaatattgttCCTATCAATTAACTACAACATACTTTTCAGAATCGTTACAAGTAagttgaacaatttttttaacaatctttGTAATTTATAGTCTAGAAATGGTCGGGTACAAGAATCGGAAGTTGCACTACAACGCCTAAGAGGAAACAATACTGATATCACCAAAGAAGCGGCAGAAatcaaagtaaataaaatgTTCAAGAAATAGACACTACTTAAATTAAATACGATCAATATAATAgtttaaagaatatatatctttattgttCTTTTTACAGAAATATATGGAAAATCTTCAAGAATTCAAAGAAGATGGATTTTTTGAGCTCTTCAATCCACGATACTCTCGTGCCATTACTGTAAGAATCTTTTgattattaattgaaaattttatgtgtttgaGGCTTTACTAATTGCTGTAATTACTGTAGGTGGGAATTGGATTGCTAGTACTACAACAACTCGGAGGTCTCAGTGGCTATACATTTTACCTGAGCTCGATTTTCAAAAGATCGGGTAATACTTTAAATATAATCTTTCAGTGAGAAAAGAattattttgtaagaaaaaaaaatcatattatgtgaaacgaaattaatatataatttaattgttttgcaGGCTTCCCTAACAACGTAGGAGTGATGGTTGCAAGCGTGGTACAGTCTATAACGAGCGTTATAGGAATTATAATCGTGGATAAATTTAGGAGACGATCGCTTTTAACGGTtataacttatttaaaattcttttagtTAATGAACTATATAgtgtataatgtatatatagtagagaATCAGAAGTTAATGTCGTTGAATTACTTATTTGCAGGTTGCGACGATCATGATGTGTTTGGGGTCATTAATTACTGGACTATCGTTTCTGTTTCaggtttttttagataaaactaaaacttaTAAAGATATAGTAGtgattctaagaaaaaaaaggtgCTTTAttactttgaatttttttttttcaatataactGATCAagcaatcaaaaataatttgcaGAGCTATGATTTACTTGAAAATTACACCCCGGTTTCAACATTAATAGGAGTGTTGGTACGTACTAGTACTACATAATAATTTCGTTTAAGTCCTCCTTCTTAAATGAACATAATTTATAACTTTGCTTAAGGTACATTTACCGACTTCTGTTGTAGGTTTTTCAAACTTCGATCACAATCGGAATAGGAGGTATTCCATGGGTCATGGTGTCCGAGGTAATCATTTGTCTTTACTCTTTAGTAGTATGATGATCGTAACGAGATGAATAGTACAATATATAGctaatgtttaaaatttaatatggaCGATATCGTATATAGTCaagataaattgaaaatatttaaacattgaTTATATTGGTAAGAtagatttaaataaatattattttaaacgCTTAAAGAATAGAAATAACATAttcactaaaatttaataaattaaatgaagTGCTtagaaatatatagaaaaaacgTAGCTACattataaaaacaagaaaactcaTTTTATGTCCATGCAAATGATAAAtgcatgctttttttttgtatgagcCGATTAAAAATGTTCTTAACTGTTTTGTCTGCCCATATAGAATATAGTTATTATAtctgaaaatattataagttgATCGGTGCTAAGTTGCTAACATTTAATTCAATTCAATATGTAATGTAGATAAAAATTAACCAGTCTATATCTAACTAGCTATTCTATTTCGTTGGGTGATTATAGATGACACCGATAAATATAAAGGGATCAGCAGGGACGTTATGCAATCTAACTAGCTGGTCCAGCAATTGGTTCGTCTCTTACACTTTCAACTTCCTCTTCCAGTGGAGCTCTTCCGGTAATTCTCTGATCATTTTTATACAAGTATCTAAATAAATCCACCAAAATTTTGAtcaatttaatcattttttgataaataaaacttGTAGGTGTGTTTTTCATATATACGATAATATCGGGTGTGGGCATCCTATTTGTGACGAAAATGGTACCGGAGACTCGAGGCCGTTCGCTCGAAGAAATTCAGGCTTCCATTACCCGATGATAActttgtaaaattatttatatttcttttctttttacttgGTGTCAAATTCATATAATTGTAAACATGACCTCACTTATCAATTAATTCAGAGTTGTTTGgccaaaattaaaatatgcatAATTTGCATTTCCATCGGTGACTTAATCACCGTATGATTGGTTCATTTTTTAAGGTTAGTTGTTCATGTTTTGGGATacatatacaaaacaaatttgaagtttGAATAAACATGTCCTATTACTTGAGTTTAAATTTGGATGGTAACGTACGACCATATATTGGGCCATAAGAGTTACTGCTATCCAACCATGGTTAgttaattagttaaaaaatatagtCTGGAACTCTGGATATATGTAGACTGTAGTACTATTCTACGTaagcaaaaaaggaaaaaaaaaatgtttacctCAGTCACATAATTGTAGTTATTCGGTTTTGTTCACGGTCCAAGAAAATTAAACAGATCTAAAATCCTCAAAAATCGTTTACGTCAGTCAAATAATATGCGTGTTAAAAgttctctctcattctctcatttaCATGCACTCATGCAGTACTATTCTAttgttctttttggttcatATTTGGATTGTACGATATTTGTATCTCATTGAGTAAATTGCACTTAGAGTCTGATTCCAGTGTAGACGGTACGTTTCAGATTCATCTATATGAATCCACATAGATggttatttcaaaaatatttcaaatataacTAGGAGTATGTAGGATGCTGCTggctattattattattattattagctcACACATCTTTTTCCTATATTGGCATACTTTTGGGAAAAAAGGCTTTGATATTGTCGTGCATCGTCGTTATAATGTTTACATCGAATCTTTTTTAGGGTTAAACATTAAATTGTCCTCATCGTTTGCGTTGACTAATAGTCGAGTTGAATTATAAGGTCAAAGAAACCTTGAAGAAGGTATGTATAGTCGCATAAACTAGTCACCAAGTATGTATAGCTCGATTAACTTGTAActaattcatttattttctgATCAGACCCGataataacacaaaatcatGGAACGAATAACTTTAGGTGAATAATATATTAATGGATCTCATAGTATTACTTTGGTAAGTAGAACCATTGCCATGCATAGCGTTCCATGCTTTAACGTCAATATATTGTAGCTCTCATCAATGACGTCCACCACCGAAACCACCTCCAGCACCGGCTCCACCACCGAATCCACCACCGGCACCACCTCCAGCTCCTCCTCCAAATCCACCGCCACCGCCAGCTCCACCTCCAGCTCCTCCTCCGAGTCCACCCCCAGCACCAGCTCCACCTCCAAACCCTCCACCTGCAACACCGCCAGCACCACCACCAAATCCTCCACCGGCACCACCGCCTCCACCAAGACCACCACCGCCTCCAGCACCACCTCCAGCTCCTCCACCAAATCCACCTCCAGCTCCACCACCAGCTCCTCCACCtaaaccaccaccacctccagcTCCTCCTCCTAAACCGCCACCGCCTCCAGCTCCTCCGCCTAAACCACCTCCAGATCCTCCGCCTAAACCACCTCCAGCTCCTCCCACAAGGCCTCCGCCTCCTCCACCAAGGCCGCCACCTCCACCAAGACCACCGCCTCCACCGAGGCCACCTCGATCGTGGAAAAACGTCTTTTGATCTTCGAGACCACTCTTAAGCTTCCTGTTNTAAACCGCCACCTCCGCCTAAACCACCGCCGCCTCCAGCTCCTCCGCCTAAACCGCCTCCAGCTCCTCCCCCAAGTCCTCCACCTCCTCCAAGACCGCCTCCTCCACCAAGGCCGCCGCCTCCACCGAGACCACCGCCTCCACCGAGACCACCTCGATGGTGGAAGAACGTCTTTTGATCTTCGAGACCACTCTTAAGCTTCCTGTTAGCGACGCTAGCAAATGAAGTGAAAGCGAAAGAGCCGACGAGTAAGGCAACAAGAAAGAGTGACTTGGAAGCCATGTTGAtaatctttgtgttttgtgtatGTGATAATGAGGAACTCTGTCAGCCAATAAGGTGTTTATATAGATCATGTAGCATGAGGTTGAAAGAATCGAAGAAttgaataaaaagagaaagtaaaGATTTCGAGTGACTAATTATCATCAATTCATCTGCCCATCTAATTCATGTTGGCAAATTTAATGCAATCCCTAACTACCAGTGTTGACAAACATGTTACTCATCCACATGTAGTAGACCCCTTCTTTTATTCTTAGTCTGTTAGTACTTAATAGTAGTCATTTTCTTGCCTTTCACATTTAGATTTGGGTGTAGGGTTGATATATGCATCtgagtttttagatttttcctATGTCCGGAGTTATTTAATGTTTgtgattatatgtttttttacacTTTGTAGTGTCTACCAGTATTCAAAAACgaaggtatatatattattgtgttTACGATATACATAAACTTTACACATTACATATGAAATCCAAAATGTtcacgattttttttgtttctgttaatTATCCTTGGAAGAGGTTTAGATTCGGCATCTGCCTCGCACTGGCACATTGTGTAATTCAATCTCGTTACgttgtttaatgttttattgtagtaaaaatattcatctttcattttaatttatagaaaagagaataataccttgacgcaaaaaaaaaacaagaaaaaaatgagaa
The Camelina sativa cultivar DH55 chromosome 15, Cs, whole genome shotgun sequence DNA segment above includes these coding regions:
- the LOC104746450 gene encoding uncharacterized protein LOC104746450 — translated: MFVEMFQLLFTIVSIEAVLILTLGFGTPARRVVVKLLDISKQGRGPLVAKTVAATMLVLFGSVMYSTIQINTRVSESGGVANSTDQVMFANRLLEAFLMGTILFLAMVIDRMHYYTRELQITRRNLEIAVKTKSKTVA
- the LOC104746451 gene encoding uncharacterized protein LOC104746451; the protein is MFVEMFQLLFTIVSIEAVLILTLGFGTPARRVVVKLLDISKQGRGPLVAKTVAATMLVLFGSVMYSTIQINTRVSESGGVANSTDQVMFANRLLEAFLMGKHISIKTPYIYMSFIHHFLV
- the LOC104746452 gene encoding putative sugar transporter ERD6-like 13 — its product is MRDEPLLQKVRIQEDIESSDKGVRVNDGDGPVTLILLFTTFTALCGTFSYGTAAGFTSPAQTGIMAGLNLSLAEFSFFGSVLTIGGLVGAAMSGKLADILGRRGALWVSNSFCMAGWLMITFSQATWSLDIGRLFLGVAAGLASYVVPVYIVEIAPKKVRGAFSAINSLVMCGSVAVTFLVGSVISWQKLALISTVPCVLEFVGLFFIPESPRWLSRNGRVQESEVALQRLRGNNTDITKEAAEIKKYMENLQEFKEDGFFELFNPRYSRAITVGIGLLVLQQLGGLSGYTFYLSSIFKRSGFPNNVGVMVASVVQSITSVIGIIIVDKFRRRSLLTVATIMMCLGSLITGLSFLFQSYDLLENYTPVSTLIGVLVFQTSITIGIGGIPWVMVSEMTPINIKGSAGTLCNLTSWSSNWFVSYTFNFLFQWSSSGVFFIYTIISGVGILFVTKMVPETRGRSLEEIQASITR
- the LOC104746453 gene encoding glycine-rich protein 5-like; translated protein: MASKSLFLVALLVGSFAFTSFASVANRKLKSGLEDQKTFFHHRGGLGGGGGLGGGGGLGGGGGLGGGGGLGGGAGGGLGGGAGGGGGLGGGGGLGGGAGGGAGGGFGGGAGGGAGGGGGLGGGGGAGGGFGGGAGGVAGGGFGGGAGAGGGLGGGAGGGAGGGGGFGGGAGGGAGGGFGGGAGAGGGFGGGRH